A single Anaerolineae bacterium DNA region contains:
- the lepB gene encoding signal peptidase I → MREPSGEQLRTRRGSEWPRRELAPESLRVGHPPTPGEPGPAEAGEERRGSLLQEVLETILLGVVLFVAMRSVLQSTRVISRSMVPTLQEGQYLLVNKLAYRIGDVSRGDIAVFRSPQDPELILIKRVIGLPGEEILISEGGVFVNGEQLVEPYLAPGSSASVWGPVVLGPDQYLMLGDNRNNSNDSRFFGPVSRSAIIGKAWFSIWPPGGVNDGIPQVVSPTAAPSAGEGGGYG, encoded by the coding sequence ATGCGCGAGCCGAGTGGAGAGCAGTTGCGCACCAGGCGGGGGAGTGAGTGGCCCCGGCGGGAGCTGGCGCCTGAGTCCTTGCGCGTGGGCCACCCCCCAACGCCGGGAGAGCCCGGTCCTGCCGAGGCAGGCGAGGAGCGTCGAGGCAGCCTGCTGCAGGAGGTGCTCGAGACCATCCTCCTGGGGGTAGTGCTATTCGTGGCCATGCGGTCGGTGTTGCAGAGCACCAGGGTCATCAGCCGCAGCATGGTTCCCACCCTCCAGGAGGGCCAGTACCTGCTGGTCAACAAGCTGGCCTACCGGATCGGCGACGTCTCCCGGGGGGACATCGCCGTGTTTCGCTCCCCCCAGGATCCGGAGCTGATCCTTATCAAGAGGGTGATAGGCCTGCCGGGGGAGGAGATTCTCATCTCCGAAGGTGGGGTCTTCGTGAACGGTGAGCAGCTGGTCGAGCCTTACCTGGCTCCGGGATCGAGCGCCTCGGTCTGGGGGCCGGTGGTCTTGGGGCCGGACCAGTATCTCATGCTGGGCGACAATCGCAACAACAGCAACGACTCCCGCTTCTTCGGACCCGTCTCTCGCTCTGCCATTATCGGTAAGGCCTGGTTCTCCATCTGGCCCCCGGGCGGGGTGAACGATGGGATTCCCCAGGTGGTATCCCCGACGGCGGCTCCATCTGCCGGCGAAGGTGGGGGTTACGGCTGA
- a CDS encoding PAS domain-containing protein: MDMIWTPYALLHLTAAVVSALTASLVWRRRQAPAARAMLYLAVASCYWSATNALELLSPTLDGKTFWVGLEYPGIVSVSVLWFLFAMRYTGRDLWLTRRKLGLLVVIPAVTVVLVATNSRHGLMRYDISLDTSGPFAVISKSYGPWFYVAALYSHTLALVGTAVLAESLVRSHYIYRMQGVSLVVAVLLPLAANLAYIFGHSPVPGMDLTASAFAISGLIVVLSILRFQTLDLVPAARSQVVDGIGDGVLVLDEQGRIVDLNPAGARLLRLPAASVVGRSGADVTAQQPALSERLRCLAESRSEVTINAADGEAHFDVMISALRRHSRISGWVVVLRDVTARRRAEAEREVLIGELQEALKRIRTLRGLIPICASCKKVRDDQGYWQQVEEYVRAHSEASFTHAICPDCMRRLYPEMNENE; encoded by the coding sequence GTGGACATGATCTGGACTCCTTACGCCCTTCTGCACTTGACTGCGGCTGTGGTGAGTGCGCTGACGGCAAGCCTCGTGTGGCGGCGCCGGCAGGCCCCTGCGGCCCGGGCCATGTTGTATCTCGCCGTCGCTAGCTGCTACTGGTCAGCCACCAATGCACTGGAACTCCTGAGTCCTACTCTCGACGGGAAGACGTTTTGGGTTGGGCTGGAGTACCCGGGCATCGTGAGCGTGTCGGTGCTCTGGTTCCTGTTCGCCATGCGCTACACGGGCCGAGACCTCTGGCTCACCAGGCGCAAGCTCGGCCTGCTGGTGGTGATCCCCGCGGTCACTGTGGTGCTCGTTGCCACCAACAGCCGGCACGGCCTGATGCGCTACGACATCTCGTTGGACACCTCCGGGCCGTTCGCGGTGATCAGCAAGAGCTACGGCCCCTGGTTCTACGTGGCTGCCCTGTACTCGCATACTCTGGCGCTGGTGGGGACCGCCGTGCTGGCCGAGTCGCTCGTGCGCTCTCACTACATATACCGAATGCAGGGCGTCTCGCTCGTGGTGGCGGTACTCCTCCCGCTCGCCGCCAACCTGGCCTACATATTCGGCCATAGCCCCGTGCCTGGTATGGACCTGACCGCATCAGCCTTCGCCATCTCGGGTCTCATAGTGGTTCTCAGTATCCTGCGCTTCCAGACGCTGGACCTGGTGCCGGCGGCTCGAAGCCAGGTGGTGGACGGCATCGGTGACGGGGTGCTGGTACTGGACGAGCAGGGTCGCATAGTGGACCTCAACCCAGCCGGGGCCAGGCTTCTGCGCCTTCCGGCGGCGTCGGTGGTGGGCCGCAGCGGCGCCGACGTGACCGCCCAACAGCCCGCCCTGAGCGAGCGGCTCCGCTGCCTGGCCGAGTCTCGCTCGGAGGTCACCATCAACGCCGCCGATGGCGAAGCGCACTTCGACGTGATGATATCTGCCCTCAGAAGGCACTCGCGCATCTCGGGGTGGGTGGTGGTGCTCAGGGACGTGACCGCGCGTAGGCGCGCCGAGGCCGAGCGGGAAGTGTTAATTGGGGAGCTCCAGGAGGCCCTGAAGCGCATCCGCACCCTGCGAGGGCTCATCCCCATCTGTGCCTCCTGCAAGAAGGTGCGAGACGATCAGGGGTACTGGCAGCAGGTGGAGGAGTACGTTCGTGCTCACTCGGAGGCCAGCTTCACCCACGCCATCTGCCCCGACTGCATGAGACGCCTGTACCCGGAGATGAACGAGAACGAGTAG